From Roseibium alexandrii DFL-11, the proteins below share one genomic window:
- a CDS encoding ATP-dependent DNA helicase — protein sequence MAWSPQQDTALKEAAAWLKRGDRQVFRLFGFAGTGKTTLARHLAEDIDGDVCFGAFTGKAAHVLRQKGCEDAGTIHSLIYRPRSAKEEEAVDDDEEDAGPQFAIKRDSAAATARLIVIDECSMVDEELGRDLLSFGTPVLVLGDPAQLPPVKGGGFFTEAEPDIMLTEVHRQAQDNPIVRMSMTIRDGGKLEYGDFGESKVINRRQIDKDQILAADQVLVGTNKTRRLYNSRIRELKDFTTPMPAVGDKLVCLRNDKTKGLLNGGLWTVKRLRQPRGNTLRFDVVSEDELIKTAVKVKVLPSMFEDGAESIPYAIRRKADEFDYGYALTVHKAQGSQWDDVVLFDESWAFREHRDRWLYTAVTRAAERITVVK from the coding sequence TTGGCCTGGTCGCCACAACAAGACACCGCCTTGAAGGAAGCCGCTGCCTGGTTGAAACGCGGCGACCGGCAGGTATTCAGACTGTTCGGCTTTGCCGGGACCGGCAAGACAACCCTTGCGAGGCATCTGGCGGAAGACATAGACGGAGATGTCTGTTTTGGGGCTTTCACAGGCAAGGCAGCACATGTTCTACGCCAGAAAGGATGTGAAGACGCTGGCACTATTCATTCCCTGATCTATCGCCCCCGTTCCGCCAAGGAAGAAGAAGCGGTCGATGACGATGAAGAAGACGCAGGCCCGCAGTTTGCCATTAAGCGGGACAGCGCAGCGGCGACAGCCCGGTTGATTGTTATCGACGAATGCTCGATGGTCGACGAGGAACTTGGCCGTGACCTTCTGTCTTTCGGAACGCCTGTTCTTGTTCTGGGCGACCCGGCGCAGCTGCCACCTGTAAAAGGCGGAGGCTTTTTCACTGAAGCCGAGCCGGACATTATGCTGACGGAGGTCCACCGCCAGGCACAAGACAATCCCATTGTTCGCATGTCGATGACCATCCGCGATGGCGGCAAACTGGAATATGGTGATTTTGGCGAGAGCAAGGTGATCAACCGCCGCCAGATAGACAAGGATCAGATCCTTGCCGCCGATCAGGTTTTGGTCGGGACCAACAAGACGCGGCGGCTGTACAACAGCCGCATTCGTGAACTGAAGGACTTCACCACTCCGATGCCGGCCGTTGGCGACAAGCTGGTGTGTCTGCGCAACGACAAAACCAAAGGCTTGCTGAATGGCGGCCTCTGGACCGTCAAACGTTTGCGTCAGCCGCGCGGCAACACCTTGCGCTTCGACGTCGTGTCGGAAGACGAGCTCATCAAGACAGCGGTCAAGGTCAAAGTGCTCCCTTCAATGTTCGAAGACGGAGCTGAGAGCATTCCATACGCCATCCGGCGCAAGGCGGACGAATTCGACTACGGCTATGCCCTCACCGTCCACAAGGCCCAGGGCTCACAGTGGGACGATGTCGTGCTGTTTGACGAAAGCTGGGCCTTCCGTGAGCACCGGGACCGCTGGCTTTATACAGCCGTGACCCGTGCGGCCGAGCGGATCACTGTCGTAAAGTGA
- a CDS encoding LysR family transcriptional regulator: MKKLPGTGTELIDMDLYRTFLVIAETSSFSKASDLIGRTPSAVSMQIKKLETILGVAVFAREGRAVRLTPEGEALLGYARRILMLNEEAVSLFVSPSVEGEVRFGAPADFGTRFLPNFLSRFARSHPGVNVDVHLDGSSALDDKIRKGELDLVLSTVRPGVPMPTGTDVVFSEPLVWVGLEGGIAYDRDPLPLAVSTPGCPWRRAARIALDGAQKPYRISYTSFHSAGQEAALLADLAVAPFPASVVEPPLQVLDDRHGLPKIGDYHIVMKQRPRAGRATHAFAEHVEECFKEITLGGALASG; the protein is encoded by the coding sequence ATGAAAAAATTGCCAGGTACGGGAACTGAACTGATCGATATGGATCTTTATCGAACGTTCCTTGTTATCGCTGAAACATCCAGTTTTTCAAAGGCATCTGACCTAATTGGCCGGACACCATCTGCCGTTTCCATGCAAATTAAGAAGCTGGAAACCATTCTCGGCGTTGCAGTTTTTGCAAGGGAGGGTCGCGCTGTGCGGTTAACTCCAGAAGGTGAGGCATTGCTGGGATACGCTCGCCGGATATTGATGTTGAACGAAGAGGCTGTGAGCCTGTTTGTTTCGCCATCTGTCGAGGGTGAAGTGCGGTTCGGCGCACCGGCGGATTTTGGGACACGATTCTTGCCAAATTTCCTGTCCCGCTTTGCCCGGTCTCACCCCGGCGTGAATGTCGACGTGCATCTGGATGGCAGTTCGGCCTTGGACGATAAAATCCGCAAGGGCGAGTTGGATCTAGTGCTGTCAACAGTCCGTCCTGGAGTACCGATGCCAACGGGAACGGATGTTGTCTTTTCCGAACCACTTGTTTGGGTGGGTTTGGAGGGTGGGATCGCCTACGACCGGGACCCGCTTCCATTGGCTGTGTCGACCCCTGGGTGTCCGTGGCGGCGTGCGGCCCGGATTGCGCTAGACGGAGCCCAGAAACCCTATCGCATCTCTTACACAAGCTTTCACAGCGCGGGGCAGGAGGCCGCTTTGTTAGCTGATCTCGCAGTTGCACCGTTTCCGGCCAGTGTTGTTGAGCCACCTCTGCAAGTCCTGGATGATCGTCACGGACTGCCTAAGATCGGTGACTATCATATTGTAATGAAGCAGCGTCCGCGCGCTGGGCGCGCAACCCACGCTTTTGCCGAGCATGTGGAGGAATGCTTCAAAGAAATCACGCTTGGCGGTGCGCTCGCATCTGGATGA
- a CDS encoding fatty acid desaturase has translation MPLGKSCEWPTLGLIIATTAAWTLLISSYSEWGGWIVCPLAVLLVTLQSSLQHEVLHGHPTRNAVLNEALIYCSFGLFIPYRRFKMLHLRHHNDDRLTDPYDDPESFYLSWGDWQKMPKALRVVLTLNNTLAGRLLIGPAVSLVGFYGSEIRAVASGDKRVARAWAHHVAGLVLVLAFVSIVGGIPLWFYVLAVAYPGMSLLMLRTYAEHRAHESAEARSVIVEFCPLFSLLFLNNNLHVVHHSHPRAPWYTLPKLYRDARDEWQVRNQGYVFKSYLEMAKAFLFKVKEPVPHPLHRTVNADRAVPPS, from the coding sequence GTGCCGCTTGGGAAATCCTGCGAGTGGCCGACTTTGGGGCTAATTATAGCGACCACGGCGGCTTGGACTTTGTTAATTTCATCCTATTCCGAGTGGGGAGGCTGGATCGTTTGCCCGCTGGCCGTCCTCCTTGTGACGCTTCAATCTTCCCTTCAGCATGAAGTCCTGCATGGTCATCCGACGCGCAATGCAGTTTTGAATGAGGCCCTGATCTATTGTTCTTTCGGGCTGTTTATCCCGTATCGCCGGTTCAAGATGCTGCACTTACGCCACCACAATGATGACCGGTTGACGGATCCCTATGATGACCCGGAGAGTTTTTACCTCTCTTGGGGAGACTGGCAGAAAATGCCCAAGGCCTTGCGAGTTGTATTGACCTTGAACAATACGCTTGCCGGTCGATTGTTGATTGGTCCGGCAGTGTCATTGGTCGGGTTCTATGGATCGGAAATTCGGGCGGTAGCGTCCGGAGACAAGCGTGTTGCACGAGCCTGGGCGCATCATGTGGCGGGCCTTGTTCTAGTCCTGGCGTTCGTATCGATTGTTGGCGGCATCCCCCTCTGGTTCTACGTATTAGCAGTGGCCTATCCCGGAATGAGCTTGTTGATGTTGCGCACCTACGCAGAGCACAGGGCTCACGAAAGTGCCGAGGCGCGATCTGTGATCGTAGAGTTTTGCCCTCTGTTTTCGCTGCTCTTCTTGAACAACAATCTGCATGTCGTGCACCATTCACACCCACGGGCGCCCTGGTATACGCTTCCAAAGTTGTACCGTGATGCTCGGGACGAATGGCAGGTGCGCAATCAGGGGTATGTGTTCAAGAGTTATCTGGAAATGGCCAAAGCCTTTCTGTTCAAGGTCAAGGAACCTGTCCCGCATCCTCTCCATCGCACTGTGAATGCTGACCGGGCAGTGCCACCGTCATGA
- a CDS encoding phosphate/phosphite/phosphonate ABC transporter substrate-binding protein, giving the protein MTHGKFRPVRLPMYDWPEVADETRDLEAALTDEICSALAIAPSDLEPWDPEVGLYDLWNDPALLLAQTCGYPLTHKLAGKVHLLGAPNYLATGCTGAKYCSQIVVAKNGTFQSLADLKGARAVFNGPDSQSGMNAFRDTIAPTSDGCPFFASVAESGGHLASMDAVANGRTDVAAIDAVCWALAEQEKPGLANQLRVLAQTAQAPSLPFVTSTHLGTETHAEICAAVSRVLSNPQTEKSRKRLRICGFSKLSLADYQIILDMEADARARNYSVLA; this is encoded by the coding sequence ATGACCCATGGAAAATTCCGGCCGGTTCGATTGCCGATGTACGATTGGCCGGAAGTGGCCGATGAAACCCGAGACCTGGAGGCAGCGCTTACGGATGAGATCTGTAGCGCGCTCGCCATCGCTCCGTCTGATTTGGAGCCGTGGGATCCAGAAGTCGGTCTTTACGATTTGTGGAACGATCCGGCCTTGCTTCTCGCACAGACCTGCGGGTATCCGCTCACCCACAAACTGGCTGGAAAGGTCCATCTTCTGGGCGCGCCGAACTACCTGGCCACTGGATGCACTGGCGCGAAGTATTGTAGTCAGATCGTGGTCGCGAAAAACGGCACATTTCAATCATTGGCCGATCTGAAAGGGGCGCGCGCTGTCTTCAACGGTCCGGACAGTCAATCTGGCATGAATGCGTTTCGAGATACCATCGCACCAACGTCGGATGGGTGCCCCTTCTTTGCAAGCGTCGCAGAGAGTGGTGGTCACTTGGCGTCGATGGATGCTGTTGCCAACGGGCGTACAGATGTTGCTGCCATTGATGCAGTGTGCTGGGCCCTTGCTGAACAAGAAAAGCCTGGTCTTGCCAACCAGTTGCGCGTTCTGGCGCAAACCGCGCAGGCTCCGAGTTTGCCGTTCGTAACCTCGACGCATCTGGGCACGGAAACACATGCGGAGATATGTGCGGCAGTGTCGCGTGTTCTTTCAAATCCGCAGACAGAAAAAAGCCGCAAACGCCTTCGCATTTGCGGCTTTTCAAAACTGTCTTTGGCTGACTATCAAATCATCCTGGATATGGAAGCTGATGCAAGGGCGCGAAACTACTCCGTCCTTGCCTGA